Sequence from the Stenotrophomonas sp. 364 genome:
CCTGCTGCTGGCCCAGCTGCTGCCGGGCTGGTTGGGGCTGATGGTGCAGTTGTTGTCGCTGGCGGTGGGCCCGCTGATGTTCGGCGGCATGTTGTGGGCCGTAAGCGAGATCGACCAGGGCCGTCCCGGCCTGCCGACCCACCTGCTGCAGCCCATCCGCGACCGTCGCGTCACCCACCTGCTGGTGCCGCTGGCGATCCAGCTGATTGCCATCGTCGCCCTGGGCACGCTGCTGTTTGCGTTGATCGGCAGCGAGGGCTTCAGCGCCTTCAACGACCTGTTGCACCGCGCGCAGGAACTGCAGCAGTCCGGCAAGCAGCTCAGCAACGAAGAGACCCTGGCGTTGATGGCCAACGTGCCGGTCAAGCGCATCATGCTGTGGATCCTGATCGCCTTCGCCACCTTCGTGGCGCTGAGCATGGCCATGTTCGCGCAGCCGGCGCTGGTGGTGTTCGACCGCCAGAGTGGCATGCATGCGCTGCGCATGAGCCTGCAGGGCTGCATCGAAAACTTCCCGGCCATGGCCGTGTTCATGGTGCTGGGCCTGATCGCGGCGATGTGCATCTACTTCCTGGTGTTCGTGCTGATGCAGGTGGCGCTGCTGCTCGGCGGCATGGGAGCGGCCGCCTTCGTCATGCAGCTGTCGATGACCACCGTGATCATGCCGCTGTACGTCGGCGCGGTATACGCCGCCTGGAAGCAGATGTTCGCGCACCGCGGTCGCACGCCGCCGCCGGTGCCGGGCGGCCCCGGCAATGTGTTCGCCGCCTGATCGACCACAAAAAACCCCGGCAAATGCCGGGGTTTTTGTTCACGACACCCACCACCGCGCCGCGTGCGGGGCGTTGGTAGAGCCGACCGTTGGTCGGCTGCCGTTGCCCGGCTAACCGTGCGTCGGCGAACCACCGGCCGACTACCGCGTCCGATTACCCCGCCGGCTTCACCACCGACGAGGGCACCAGCCACCGCGCCGCGTGAATGCCCAGCTCGTACAGCACGCACATCGGGATGGCCAGCAGCAGCTGCGACACCACGTCCGGCGGCGTCAGCACCGCGGCCACCACGAAGATGCCCACCACCGCATAGCCGCGGCTTTCCTTGAACTGCTGCGGCGACACCCAACCCAGCAGCACCAGGATCACCATCGCCACCGGCAGCTCGAAACTGGTGCCGAAGGCGAAGAAGATCGCCAGCACGAAATCCAGATAGGCATTGGCATCCGGGGTAATCGCAATCACTTCGGGGCGGAAGGTGGTCAGGAAGTGGAAGACCGCCGGCAGCACCAGGAAGTAGGCGAACGCGCAGCCCAGGTAGAACAGCAGCACCGAAGATGCCAGCAGCGGCACCGCCAGGCGCTTTTCGCGCGCATACAGACCGGGCGCCACGAACGACCACAGCTGGTACAGCAGCCACGGCACGGCCACGAACAGGGCCACGAAGAAAGTCAGCTTCAACGGCGCGAAGAAGGCGCCGGCCGGGTTGGTCGCGATCATCGTCTGCCCGTTGGGCAGCTGCGAGATCAGCGGCTCGGCCAGCCACGTGTAGATCTTGCGCGAGAACGGCAGCAGCACCAGCAGTACCGCGAGC
This genomic interval carries:
- a CDS encoding BPSS1780 family membrane protein; its protein translation is MSEIRKLPASAGAQWLLDAFSLYARAPMQLAVIGVVWMLTTSLILLLAQLLPGWLGLMVQLLSLAVGPLMFGGMLWAVSEIDQGRPGLPTHLLQPIRDRRVTHLLVPLAIQLIAIVALGTLLFALIGSEGFSAFNDLLHRAQELQQSGKQLSNEETLALMANVPVKRIMLWILIAFATFVALSMAMFAQPALVVFDRQSGMHALRMSLQGCIENFPAMAVFMVLGLIAAMCIYFLVFVLMQVALLLGGMGAAAFVMQLSMTTVIMPLYVGAVYAAWKQMFAHRGRTPPPVPGGPGNVFAA
- the tatC gene encoding twin-arginine translocase subunit TatC, with the translated sequence MSEHEYPESSLVEHLIELRARLVRAIVGLLAVLLVLLPFSRKIYTWLAEPLISQLPNGQTMIATNPAGAFFAPLKLTFFVALFVAVPWLLYQLWSFVAPGLYAREKRLAVPLLASSVLLFYLGCAFAYFLVLPAVFHFLTTFRPEVIAITPDANAYLDFVLAIFFAFGTSFELPVAMVILVLLGWVSPQQFKESRGYAVVGIFVVAAVLTPPDVVSQLLLAIPMCVLYELGIHAARWLVPSSVVKPAG